In one window of Lynx canadensis isolate LIC74 chromosome B3, mLynCan4.pri.v2, whole genome shotgun sequence DNA:
- the PSMB5 gene encoding proteasome subunit beta type-5, which translates to MALASVLERPLPVNGLGFFGLGGRADLLDLGPGSPSDGLSLAAPHRGVPEEPRIEMLHGTTTLAFKFQHGVIVAADSRATAGAYIASQTVKKVIEINPYLLGTMAGGAADCSFWERLLARQCRIYELRNKERISVAAASKLLANMVYQYKGMGLSMGTMICGWDKRGPGLYYVDSEGNRISGATFSVGSGSVYAYGVMDRGYSYDLEVEQAYDLARRAIYQATYRDAYSGGAVNLYHVREDGWIRVSSDNVADLHDKYSGSTP; encoded by the exons ATGGCGCTGGCCAGCGTGTTGGAGAGGCCGCTACCGGTGAACGGGCTCGGGTTTTTCGGACTCGGGGGTCGTGCGGATCTGCTGGATCTGGGTCCAGGGAGTCCCAGCGATGGGCTGAGCCTGGCCGCACCCCACCGGGGTGTCCCAGAGGAGCCGAGAATCGAAATGCTTCATGGAACCACCACCCTGGCCTTCAAG TTTCAACATGGAGTCATTGTTGCAGCGGACTCTCGCGCCACAGCGGGTGCCTATATAGCCTCCCAGACAGTAAAGAAGGTGATAGAGATCAATCCCTACCTGCTGGGCACCATGGCTGGGGGCGCAGCGGATTGCAGCTTCTGGGAGCGCCTGTTGGCTCGTCAATGTCGAATCTATGAGCTTCGAAACAAGGAACGCATCTCTGTAGCAGCTGCCTCCAAGCTGCTTGCCAACATGGTGTATCAGTATAAAGGCATGGGGCTGTCCATGGGCACCATGATCTGTGGCTGGGATAAGAGAGGCCCTG GCCTCTACTATGTGGACAGTGAAGGAAACCGGATCTCAGGGGCCACCTTCTCTGTAGGTTCTGGCTCTGTGTATGCTTATGGGGTCATGGATCGGGGTTACTCCTATGACCTAGAGGTGGAACAGGCCTATGACCTGGCCCGTCGAGCCATCTACCAAGCCACCTATAGAGATGCCTACTCAGGAGGTGCAGTCAACCTCTACCATGTCCGAGAGGATGGCTGGATCCGAGTCTCCAGTGACAATGTAGCTGATCTACATGACAAATATAGTGGATCTACCCCCTGA